The genomic window TGGCCTTGTCCATGAGTTCGGGCGGGCCCCCGCCCCCCGAGACGGACGCCACGCCGATCCTGCCGTTCCGGATGATCCTGACGGTGGTCGAGGATTCGCTCCCGGAGGATCGGACGAGGCCCCCTCCCGGAGTGAGGCGGGCCGAGTCCGTGGATATGTCCAGCTCGAGCACCTCTGACGCCTCGGAGACCCTCGAAGCCGCCTCGAGGACGCCGATCGCCCTCATCGGCCGGCTCCCTGTGCGAAGACCAGCGTGTGCGGCGCGCCGTAGCTCACCGGCAGCAGCCCGTCACCGGACCTGGAGCATCCGCCGGGGCCGCTGAACAGTGTGAGGTCGGCGCCCACGCACTGCACCGACTTGAGGAAGTCGAAGACCCTTCCGCTGAGCGTGACCGGCCCGGTGAGAACCGTGGGCCTGCCCGACTCTACGATCCAGCCGAGCCTCGAAGTCAGCGAGAAGGAGCCCATGTCCGTCGAGCCGCCCAGAGCCCCTACCAGGTACAGCCCGTCGGAGAGCATCGCAGGCATGGATGCGGCGGCCATGCTCCCCGGAGCCATGTAGGTGCAGGTCATCCTGGCCGATGGCATCGACCTGTAGTCGACCGCCCTCGCGTTGCCGGTAGGGGAGGCGCCCGCGGAACCGGCCGTCTCGATGGTGTGCAGCAGGCTCCCGAGGACTCCGGAGGAGACGATCTGGGTCCGTCCCCCCGCCGTTCCCTCGTCGTCGAAGGCGCAGCTCCCGGGCATCGAGAAGTGGGTCGAATCGTCCACTATGCTGACGCAGGCGGAGGCAATCCGGCTGCCCCGCCTGAGGTACCCCCCGAGCGAAGAGGCCAGGGGATGCGATCCCGACTCGCAGAGATGCCCGAACACCTCGTGGACGAAGACGCCGGCTATCTCGGGATCGAGCAGCAGCCTTCCCCCGGGTGCGGGCGCGGGGACGGCCGAGTCGAGCGCCGAGCATTCCTCGGCAACCTCGCTGACGATGTCCTCACGCGACCTGAAGAATTCGAGCCCCGCCCTGCCCGCCCTCTCGCGGGTCGCCCTCAGCCCGGTCGATCGCGACACGGCATCGAAGCGGAAT from Candidatus Fermentibacter sp. includes these protein-coding regions:
- a CDS encoding TldD/PmbA family protein, giving the protein MSMEQGGGTLSEISCRVETGIHARVLENGCWGSASASADRDPGRLLEDAVRAAGTAGGSGSVRLARAPATREEWRPRVIEPVEEAPVSDKAFLCRRYMELLGAETSGAACRVGYRDFRRLKAVISSAGCDISEEEQFCGFRFDAVSRSTGLRATRERAGRAGLEFFRSREDIVSEVAEECSALDSAVPAPAPGGRLLLDPEIAGVFVHEVFGHLCESGSHPLASSLGGYLRRGSRIASACVSIVDDSTHFSMPGSCAFDDEGTAGGRTQIVSSGVLGSLLHTIETAGSAGASPTGNARAVDYRSMPSARMTCTYMAPGSMAAASMPAMLSDGLYLVGALGGSTDMGSFSLTSRLGWIVESGRPTVLTGPVTLSGRVFDFLKSVQCVGADLTLFSGPGGCSRSGDGLLPVSYGAPHTLVFAQGAGR